The proteins below are encoded in one region of Bremerella sp. P1:
- a CDS encoding serine/threonine-protein kinase, with the protein MIPPHDPADDYSDEDEFRKQISECDQDSATRTYVGKLEEPTASEVHVPLLEPGDPEMIGKFRILERLGKGGMGVVYKAYDESLQRFVAIKSVSRELASSEIARRRFIREARAVAAIRHTNVITIHAVESNGEIPYLVMELIDGCTLRAFRKREEQLTPLRILSIAAQIASGLTAAHVRGVVHRDVKLTNIMIDASDRVVITDFGLARAVIDNANLTSGAMPLGTPAYMSPEQVRGESVDARSDLFSFGCVLYAMYTGYSPFQGLNPLEMARKVTEFKPPSLKDLNTQAPEFFSDIVDRLLQKDPDKRYQSSLEVRDLLLRHLRELNQTSTDEIDAMLFGANQKKKQSPHWTWISGITIPLMLLVAFGGWAAGWFDSDPNGPTKNSIMGVMQPGNANPAMLLANRLQSAKPGDTVEIPAGTYVDPIVLENVKDLILQPAADGPVSFQPKSPDQPIFRVVDGSNIIFRSIEATVEDAPFLSLDGKCQNVMLEGLALAQTAEGAAIGLVQIEEDAEVESFSVLDCTFDIQGQGQAIWIESGPVTKSIAIHDNHFQSINTHIGILRPVDGCQITHNQFAGGANAINLSLADEPSDEVFERQLEITNNTMVGVRFWLGLHGAIPTHERFAVVANNLLVDCGRMQGDEASLTQAKDLWNWQANYWQPVFTHPEDDNPDRIEQIDNQVTTQLAPGAIDASQWNDPSAGGNAEIQELIRSGAGGELPSYIGAVKPKDN; encoded by the coding sequence TTGATACCCCCACACGATCCCGCTGACGACTACTCCGACGAAGACGAGTTTCGCAAGCAGATCTCTGAATGCGATCAGGACTCTGCGACAAGGACCTACGTCGGAAAGTTAGAAGAACCCACTGCCAGCGAGGTGCACGTCCCACTGCTTGAACCAGGCGACCCCGAGATGATCGGCAAGTTCCGCATCTTGGAACGCCTTGGTAAGGGTGGCATGGGAGTGGTCTATAAAGCCTATGACGAATCGTTGCAGCGATTCGTTGCCATCAAGTCGGTCAGCCGAGAACTGGCTTCGTCCGAGATTGCGCGGCGGAGATTCATTCGAGAAGCCCGAGCTGTGGCCGCGATTCGCCATACTAACGTCATCACCATTCATGCTGTCGAGTCGAACGGAGAAATTCCTTACCTGGTGATGGAGTTGATCGACGGATGCACGCTCAGGGCCTTCCGCAAACGCGAAGAACAACTGACGCCCTTGCGGATACTTTCGATCGCGGCACAGATTGCCTCCGGCTTGACGGCGGCTCATGTGCGTGGTGTGGTGCATCGAGACGTAAAGCTTACCAACATCATGATCGATGCCAGTGACCGAGTGGTGATCACCGACTTTGGTCTGGCTCGGGCCGTGATCGACAACGCCAATCTGACGTCGGGAGCAATGCCACTGGGAACGCCTGCGTATATGTCGCCTGAGCAAGTACGTGGCGAGTCGGTCGATGCTCGTTCCGATCTGTTTTCCTTCGGCTGCGTTCTCTATGCGATGTATACCGGCTATTCGCCGTTTCAAGGATTGAACCCGCTAGAGATGGCCCGCAAGGTGACCGAGTTCAAACCGCCATCGCTGAAGGACCTCAACACCCAGGCTCCCGAGTTCTTCTCCGATATCGTCGATCGACTGCTCCAGAAAGATCCCGATAAGCGTTATCAATCGTCGCTGGAAGTACGTGACCTGCTGCTGCGTCATCTGCGAGAGTTAAACCAGACATCGACCGACGAGATCGACGCGATGTTGTTCGGCGCGAACCAGAAGAAGAAACAGTCGCCGCACTGGACCTGGATCTCGGGGATCACGATTCCGCTGATGCTGTTGGTTGCTTTTGGCGGGTGGGCGGCCGGTTGGTTCGATTCCGATCCGAATGGGCCGACGAAGAATTCGATCATGGGGGTGATGCAGCCTGGCAATGCAAACCCTGCAATGCTTCTGGCAAACCGGCTGCAAAGTGCTAAGCCCGGCGACACGGTCGAGATACCCGCAGGAACGTATGTCGATCCGATCGTGTTGGAAAACGTGAAAGACCTAATCCTTCAACCAGCGGCCGATGGCCCGGTGAGCTTCCAGCCCAAGAGTCCTGATCAGCCGATCTTTCGAGTGGTCGACGGCTCGAACATCATCTTCCGTAGTATTGAAGCCACGGTGGAAGACGCGCCGTTTCTTAGTCTGGATGGGAAGTGCCAGAATGTGATGCTCGAGGGCCTGGCCCTTGCTCAGACGGCGGAGGGGGCAGCGATCGGCCTCGTTCAGATTGAAGAGGATGCCGAGGTCGAAAGTTTCTCGGTCTTGGATTGTACCTTCGATATCCAGGGGCAAGGGCAAGCGATCTGGATTGAATCAGGGCCGGTCACCAAATCGATTGCGATTCACGACAACCACTTTCAGTCGATCAACACGCACATTGGCATCCTGCGACCGGTCGACGGATGTCAGATCACGCACAATCAATTCGCAGGTGGCGCGAATGCGATTAACCTGAGCCTGGCCGACGAACCGAGCGACGAAGTCTTTGAGAGACAACTAGAAATCACCAACAATACGATGGTTGGCGTACGTTTCTGGTTAGGGCTACACGGCGCAATTCCCACGCACGAGCGTTTCGCCGTGGTGGCGAACAATCTGTTGGTCGATTGTGGACGGATGCAGGGAGACGAAGCGAGTCTCACGCAGGCCAAAGATTTGTGGAATTGGCAAGCCAACTACTGGCAGCCTGTGTTTACGCATCCCGAGGATGATAACCCCGATCGCATCGAGCAGATCGACAATCAAGTCACCACGCAACTGGCACCTGGCGCGATTGATGCCAGTCAATGGAATGATCCATCCGCCGGTGGGAATGCCGAGATACAAGAGCTCATCCGTAGCGGGGCAGGTGGAGAGCTTCCATCTTATATCGGGGCTGTAAAGCCTAAAGACAACTAG